The Aricia agestis chromosome 8, ilAriAges1.1, whole genome shotgun sequence genomic sequence CGTCCGTCCGTCGTCGTctgctgcgccaaaattcatacGCGATAAGtgtgggaactgtacatttttccgcaaaaaaaaaaattatatgtcaTTTCTTCGGGTTTCAAAGTTACTTAggtataccaaattttattcaaatcgattcagtggtttaagcgtaaagacgtgagagatagacagatacactttcacatttggaatattagtatagattattatgagttgataaagattaaagagtataaaaaatatatacttaagttATTTGTCTGAAGAGGCTTAAATTTAGTCTAAGTGGGCTATCATAGTTTCGAATGTAGATAAAGAGGTGACAAACCATTAGAAAACAAAGTTTGCACTCTTCTCAcagctgtgagttgtgacttgtgcagtgccggttttagcactaccagtgcCCAGGGTGCTAGGTGCTAGTAGTGCTAATAAAAAGAGGCGCCGGTGtcgccccttttgtttgcctttgCCTCCCTTTTTTATCCGACGCGGTCGCATAgcgtgcccccccccccccccctgctgCATGCATGATGTAGGTAAGTTTTAAAATCTATCACTTGATAGAAGACTTTTATAAAGGCCGAGAAACGGGAGTCGAGATTCCACGGTTTGATCTGATCATgggcaaagagaatataatcactacgttttaatCATGGAGTTCTGAGTTCTTGGAATCCTGACTCCTACATTTTTGGGGGTAGTGCTGAAATGAGTTGACAAAGAATAaagatataattatttacttaccttAAAAAGTTTTAACAATCTATGCTTTTCTAAATATGGTATAAATGAGTCAGGAATTTCTAGTGGTCGCTTTGTAGCATCTGTTTCGGTCATTTTCATTAGGAAACAATAGGAATGTGATTATcttaaatcgataaaaatccctgaaaattagattttttttataactatcaattttaattttttctgggCACCGTGCCgacaaggtttttttataataacaataatgttaTACCTATTATCCGGAAGGAAAACAGttccaaaatatattaaaatttctactctcaacataatattatcttaataaaatattagttatattTTTGAGGTACTGATTTGACAACCATCacctatttcatttaaaaaaaaaacagctgaTTTTAACATGACTTTGACAGCCGGAATATATGTCAAATTCACATGTTTCATGTTTGATGTTTgttatgttttagtttttaggTTATGTTTATAACTTACCTACTTGATATTTCCTGATTTATGTAGTTCTGATTCAGACTGATTCTGAATGAtttaaacaacaataataaagTGGGTCAAATGTCGTACAGATAAAGATAAATCGtaagaaattaataattgttaGTAAAACGTTTTACAAATTACACTACGTTTACGCATGTAAAATGttacgacataataatatgaaaaccgAGGTCATTTTTTGCCATTAAGAACCTTTCATTTAAAGTGTACGTAGTATTTCTTAGTAGTCTGGGCctttaatttgtaaattatCGGACAGTTTACCTATGCTTATTTTAGAACGTTCATGCGCTGCAATAGCTAGACGTTTTAGTATTAGAATGGCATCTACAAAATATTCGTATGAGGTAAGTTGCTTATTaaaatataccttaatgacATTTAAAAGATAAGAACTACGCTACAACTGCTAATGTAATAAGTAGTTACcttttatagtatttttgttatattcagtatattttattacaggaTGCTGTTCAGAAGCTAAATACTTTGCAATCTAATAAATCTACAATTCAGCAGATTAGGAAAGATTTAAAAAGCGGCAAAGTAAGTTAGTTTACATTGAATTACAAATTATACTGCTAAATTTGTATTGTGTGGATTACAGGCAAGTTGAAAACAGAAAGagcctaaaaataataatcattatccATCCATTtgcttgataaaatatttaatacatacctATCAATATTTATTGCAAAAAGGCTTGATCAAAGTTGTCGTCATTGCAGAAATGCACAAATTTAGAAGACATGGAGAACTACCTTCTCCGCACAGGAATTACATTGCCCATGTTAGACAAATTGTCTGTCATACATGTCGCTGGAACAAAAGGAAAGGTATGTAATGTTTTAATCAAACCCAGCAGGTTTAGCATCACCACCATAGAAAGGTTTATTCTTACAGTAAAGTAGACAAAGAGATTGAATAACAAAAGAAATTTGACAGTTTGTCTGCAAAAAATGTCAGCGTTTcatactgtggccatgctataGGTAGAGaattcaaactcaaactcaactcaaaaatttttattcagaataaattttttcaaatattctctgaacgtcggggctacacagatgcctaccaccggtttaaTTTAGTGACCCAGTCtattatcacaatattattaatatattttataattattattataaatgtttgCTGATTTTGACTAATGTTTTTCTATATCCTAGCtacttttccatattttcctagTGACTTGGGAAGACATTGAGATAgtgatcattataatattatcagtagTTACTTAAGTATCCATCATCAAAATATGATGATGGATACTTCTTTCGTTTCCACTTACATAGGGCGAATTTAATACTAAGTAACtttcacgcgaaaaatatacattctcataaccttgatgagtggcagtcttccatgatctgtttttcgcgtaactttctgccgcgcactgtaaaactctggaatgagcAGTATTTTCAGACTAATACGACCAGGAAACTTTCAAGAAGagaattgctttccatcaggtgacccgttagctcgtgtGCCccctttttatataaaaaaaaaaaacattttcagggATCAACGAGTGCGATGTGCGAGTCTATCCTGCGCGCGCACGGGTTCCGCACGGGGTTCTACTCGTCGCCGCACCTGGTGGCGGTGCGCGAGCGCGTGCGGCTCTGCGGAACCCCGATACACGAGCACATGTTCGCGCAATACTTCCATGAGGTGTATGAGGCTCTGTATAATACACAGGTGAGTGCAATGATGCACAGTAATCGCATGAATTATGTAGTGTGCGGTGTGCCTGACTGACGGCAGCGGCAACAAACGCCTGTGTTAGATAATGTATTCTTAAATCCATAAGCAAATTATGCAAAAAATCGCCGCGCTGCCTGCTTTGTTCGAGGCAGAATGCCAATGGGTAAATGTGGACATTTGTACCCATAACGACTTACCGCGAATAGACCATGATATATCACTGTTGGCAGTTGGACACGTCTTTATGTCACCCATAATAGCCCATTATATATTATGACTGATTAATGCTCAACCTAACAACCCGCCCTAAGTAGCGGGTTCATAAAATTTAATGTACTTGCTCGGGTTTCCACCCACCACACATTTCCACCACTGCAACTTCTGTGCTACCAAGTGCCATGGATCAACAGTGGtgaccaaccacgaaaaccctttgattaACAAACACAACGCGAATTGAGTATtactcaggcgcggtcgcatcctgaaatttggggggggggggggtcactcactagtcactacgataatatatatttttttatctgcgccctcgaacggttctgggttgacagctgtctaagggCGGGCgtagtggtggttaggggatagccaGAAAttcccttttattatttggaaaGATTTTGAGATTTCACGTCCCCTgtgaaccccccccccccccctcggaccgcgcctggtaTTACTAGACAGTTGTTTGCAGAGGTTCAAGGACGATATGCCAAAGTACTTCGCTTTCCTCACGGTGCTGGCGTTCCACGTGTTCCTGCGGGAGAAGGTGGACGTCGCCGTCGTCGAGGTTGGCATCGGCGGCATCGTCGACTATACTAATGTCTTGAGGTTACTATTACTACAAATCGTTTATTGTGCGGTAACCACTAAGGCTGAAGAGTGAAGTCTCGAGACTCGAAACCAGTGGGTAGCGGGCGGGAGCGGCGTGACGGTGCGTGACAATGTATAGGTTTATCTATACCTAAGCCGCCTAAGCGCtgcgccgctcccgccccgttGCCCGCTGGTTTCAAGATTGAGTCATACcgtgcatttttaaaattatcattcAAGTTCTTTCTTACGACCCAAAGTATATAAATACCCATTTAGCGTAAAGCTTCAGCAGTTTAAACGTAAATAGTTGTACCATATTGCTGATATAGGTACAAATGTATAACCGAAATACAGAGTCAAAACCACAGTGTGTTATCCTGAGCATGATCCTTAGGATTCTGGCATAAAGtttgtcagaactcagaagtataTACCTGTACGGATTGAATAGTTTATTCAAATCCATTCAGTGTAACTCGGAGTtacaaagttacaaaatataaactatatattttttcaggAAAGTACCAATAGTGGGCATCACTTCTTTAGGGCTCGACCACACGTCGATCCTCGGCAACACCCTAGCTGAGATCGCCGCGGCCAAGGCGGGCATCATGAAGCCCAACTGTGAGGCGTACACGGTCAATCAATCGCCTGAAGCGATGCGCGTATTGGAAAAAGTCGCTACTGACGTAAAGGTATATTCACGTTGTATTTTCCGCACTGAGCGTAACTACACAACAGCGAAGCCACGCTATCACGTCTTGTAGCATTGATGTGCTGTGTAGCGTAGTTTCGCTGCCCCGTAGTGCAGTTTAGATCATATAATTTCAAACAAATAATGAACTATTTTGAATCACATGTTCTTTATCTTTTAGTGCTCTCTAAAAATTGTTCCTGAATACAATTCATATTCC encodes the following:
- the LOC121729498 gene encoding folylpolyglutamate synthase, mitochondrial-like isoform X1, with protein sequence MLILERSCAAIARRFSIRMASTKYSYEDAVQKLNTLQSNKSTIQQIRKDLKSGKKCTNLEDMENYLLRTGITLPMLDKLSVIHVAGTKGKGSTSAMCESILRAHGFRTGFYSSPHLVAVRERVRLCGTPIHEHMFAQYFHEVYEALYNTQRFKDDMPKYFAFLTVLAFHVFLREKVDVAVVEVGIGGIVDYTNVLRKVPIVGITSLGLDHTSILGNTLAEIAAAKAGIMKPNCEAYTVNQSPEAMRVLEKVATDVKCSLKIVPEYNSYSFQNGLRHDIALEAYQMNASLAVQLAHAWMRVARENKTNHRQETNGNEIINGNSNTDLNKATSIDNGLVQTLTKETVIGLRDCKWPGRFHVIHTDSADFYLDGAHTKESIEICAEWFEQNNRCRDKVLIFSATGDRDAEVLLSPLQKINFRAVYFVIPTAYKYTSKQNDNFSILENDELLQRCKNHANIWKKNYNNTTTHIMECVSEVIMHLDTENCDISVLITGSLHLVGASLAIIDPNLCLI